The sequence below is a genomic window from Nostoc flagelliforme CCNUN1.
GTTTTGGCACAAACACATCAGATGTTGGCAGGTGAGGCCGTCCAACGTCTATCGAAGACTTGACAAATTGTAGGAATGGGGCATGGGGAATCGTGCATAGGAAATAGTAAACAATAATTGTCAATGCCCAATGCCCTATTCCCGATGCCCAATACTAATCAGATTTTTCCGTATCCGGTGATTTTCCCTTTGGTAGGACTAGCACCTTATCAACGCGGTTCCCATCCATATCCATCACTTCAATTCGCATACTTTGCCATTCAAAATGATCTGCTGTGGCAGGAATACGACCTAAATGGGTGATCACAAAACCGCCTAAAGTTTGATAGCTACCGCGTTCCTCAGACTCCCACTCTTCCATACCGAAAAGTTCCAAAAACTCCTCTACAGGCAACATCCCATCTAAAAGCCAGGAACCATCCTCGCGTTGCACAGCTTGTGGATGATCCTGTCCATCTGTTGAAGGAACATCACCCACAATTTCGCTCATGATGTCGTTGAGAGTAACTAATCCTTGAATCACGCCGTATTCATCCACCACCAGCGCCATGTGAGTAATGGTTTGTTTGAACAATTCCAAAACTTTCAAGCCACGGGTGCTTTCTGGGACAAATATGGGCTGTCGCAATCCCACTGTCAAGTCTAGCGGTTCTCCTCGGAAACTCCTGGCTAATAAGTCGGTAACAGGGATAACACCCAGCACATTGTCAAGTCCCCCCTGACAAACCGGATACCGAGAATAGGCACTATCAACCATTTTGTGACGATTTTCTTCGGCAGAGTCGTCTAAGTCTAGCCAGACAATATCGGGACGGGGTGTCATTAAGTAGCTGACAGGGCGATCGCCTAAACGAAAGACTCGCTCCACCATATCCTGTTCGGCTTCCTCAAAGGTTCCCGCTTCAGTGCCTTGCTCGATTAAGATTTTAATTTCTTCTTCGGTAACTTGCGGCTCAGTAGAAGCTGTAATTCCCAATAATCGCAGGATCAAATCTGTAGAAGCGCTTAAGAGATACACCATTGGGGAAGCGATCGCCGATAAGGCTTGCATAGGAATCGCTACAATCGATGCAATCCTTTCTGGGTTGTTTAATGCCAGACGCTTCGGTACCAATTCGCCAACAATGAGTGACAAATATGTAATGAGCAAAACCACTATTCCGAAAGATAGCGGTTCACTATAAGGTGCTAACAAAGGCACAAGTTTTACATAGACTGCCAGTCGGTTAGCAATTGTTGCTCCTCCAAAAGCACCAGTCAAGATACCGATCAGCGAAATACCCACTTGAACGGTTGACAGGAAATGATTTGGAGACTCAGCTAGTTTCAATGCTGCCTTTGCCTTGACATCTCCTTGATTAGCAAGCTGTTGTAGCCTAACTTTCCGGGCTGAGACAATCGCCATCTCAGACATAGAAAACACGCCATTGGCAATAATTAGCACCAAAATGATTAAAATTTCAAAAGTGATGGAGGACATGTTTAAAATTGCCGCTTATCAGAGCGAACGTAGCTCAATACCTAGTATCTAGTATTAAAGGTGCTTCTATAAATGCTTTTACTGTACACAAAGTAATAGTTATAGTTCTTAAGTTTATTAGTCGCCGTGCATTATTCTTCTACCGAAAGAATAAGAAGGCTGTTAACACTTTTAAAATAGTTGACATAAACTGCCTCAAGATTTTCTGATCCATAAAGACTCCCACCGCTAGTAGTACTTATGTCATTTTCTTCTATTGTGCGTGCCTTAGCGCGATCGCCACTTACCACTGAATTTATTTCTAAGTTAAACCGACAACAAGAATTGCGGTTAAATGGCATTCCTCGACTACCCAAGGGTTTGGTGGCTTCGGCATTGGCCCAATCTCAGGGCAAGGATTTGTTTGTGGTTTGCGCCACTCTGGAAGAAGCTGGACGCGTTTACGCACAACTGGAGGCAATGGGATGGCAGACAGTACATTTTTACCCCACCTCTGAGGCTTCTCCCTACGAACCTTTTGACCCGGAAACTGAGATGAGTTGGGGGCAAATGCAGGTATTGGCAGATTTGCTCAAAAATCAAGAGTCATTAGTCACTTGTACTGAGCGTAGTCGAAGTATTAGTCAGTTGTCATTAGAAACAAACCAAGGACAAAGGATAAATGACATAGACGCTTCTGCGGCTTCCCGCAGGGTAGGACAAATGACAAATTTAGCAATCGTTGCTACTCAAGGGGCGCTGCAACCTCACTTACCACCACCAGAAGCTTTTGGGCAATTCTGTCTTACCTTAAAGCGGGGGATGGAATTAGACTTGAATGGCTTCAGTGAGAAAATAACTATTCTGGGATACGAACGAGTACCTCTGGTGGAAACAGAAGGACAGTGGAGCCGACGGGGCGATATTGTTGATGTGTACCCAGTTTCATCTGAGTTTCCAGTCCGGCTGGAATGGTTTGGTGATGAAATCGAGCAAATGCGGGAATTTGACCCAGCAACCCAACGTTCCGCCCTGGACAAAGTTGATCAGTTAATTCTTACCCCCACTAGCTTTGCTCCCATCGTCATGGCGGCACTGAAGAATAATTCTGAGTTAGGAGTTATAAGTTATGAGTTAAATTCTGACTCAGAACTTAGCACTGAGAACTCATCACTCTTGGAGGGTAGTCGTCGCTTTTTAAGGTTGGCTTTCGAGCAACCAGCGTCCCTGCTAAACTACTTATCAGAAAATACCCTGATTGCCATTGATGAGCCAGAACAGTGTCATGCTCATAGCGATCGCTGGGTAGAAAATGCCGAAGAACAGTGGGGAATAGGGAATAGGGAATTGGGAATAGGGAATGGGGAAGAATCTACCTCTAGTCCCTTAGCATTGCCGAAAATTCATCGGTCGTTTGATGAATGTTTGGCTGATGTTGCCAAATTTAAAACCTTATATTTATCGGAACTCTCAGAGGAAAATGATGGGATTAATCTTGCCAGCCGACCTGTTCCTGTCACGCCGCACCAGTTTGCTAAACTAGCTGAAACTATCCGCCAAGAACGCGATCGCAATTTCTCTATCTGGTTGCTTTCTGCTCAACCTTCCCGTTCTGTCTCGCTGTTGCAAGAACATGACTGTCCGGCTCAGTTTATCCCGAATCCCCGCGACTACCAAGCGATAGATAAGCTGCAAATAAACCATACTCCCATAGCCCTAAAATATTCTGGTCTGGCGGAACTAGAAGGTTTTATCCTGCCTACTTACCGAATAGTAATCGTCACAGATCGGGAATTTTTTGGGCAGCATTCTTTGGCGACTCCCGGCTATATCCGCAAGCGTCACAAAGCTACTTCTAAACAAGTTGATCCCAATAAGCTGCGTCCAGGCGATTATGTGGTTCACAGAAATCATGGTGTTGGTAAATTTGTCAAGCTGGAAAGTTTGACGATTAATAATGAAACCCGTGATTATTTGGTGGTGCAGTATGCTGATGGGTTATTAAGAGTCGCAGCTGATCAAGTAGGTGCTTTATCCCGGTTCCGCGCCGCAGGTGATAAAGCACCAGAACTTAATCGGATGACCGGTAAAGCTTGGGAAAATACCAAGAATAAAGTCCGCAAAGCGATTAAAAAATTGGCGGTGGACTTGTTGAAACTGTATGCAGCGCGATCGCAACAACAAGGTTTTAGCTTTCCAGGTGATATGCCTTGGCAAGAGGAATTGGAAGATTCTTTCCCCTACCAACCCACAACAGATCAACTCAAAGCTGTACAAGATGTGAAACGCGACATGGAAAGCGATCGCCCAATGGATCGCTTAGTTTGTGGCGATGTCGGTTTTGGAAAGACGGAAGTGGCGATTCGTGCTGTTTTTAAAGCAGTCACCGCCGGTAAACAAGTGGCACTCCTTGCGCCGACAACTATTTTAACACAGCAGCATTACCATACACTCAAAGAACGTTTTGCTCCTTACCCGGTAAATGTCGGTTTGCTCAACCGCTTTCGTTCTGCTGAAGAACGCCGCGATATTCAAAAGCGATTGGCAACGGGTGAATTAGATGTAGTGATTGGCACGCACCAACTTTTAGGTAAAGGTGTGACATTCCGGGATTTAGGACTGTTGGTAGTGGATGAAGAACAGCGATTTGGGGTAAATCAGAAGGAGAAAATTAAAAGCTTGAAAACTCAAGTGGACGTGCTTACCCTCTCCGCTACTCCCATTCCCCGGACTTTGTATATGTCCTTGTCGGGAATTCGGGAGATGAGTTTGATTACTACACCACCCCCAACCAGACGCCCGATTAAAACCCATCTGTCACCGATAAATTCCGAAAGTATCCGCACTGCAATTCGTCAAGAATTAGACAGAGGCGGCCAGGTATTTTATGTAGTTCCACGAGTAGATGGAATTGAAGAGACAACAGCCAATTTACGAGAAGTGTTACCGGGAGCTAGGTTTGCGATCGCCCACGGTCAAATGGATGAAAGCGAGTTAGAATCCACCATGCTCACCTTCAGTAATGGCGATGCAGACATCCTCGTTTGTACGACAATTATTGAATCTGGCTTAGATATTCCACGAGTCAACACCATTTTAATTGAAGATGCTCATCGCTTTGGATTGGCACAACTGTATCAATTACGCGGTCGTGTGGGGCGTGCAGGTATCCAAGCTCATGCTTGGTTATTTTATCCAAAGCAACGGCAATTATCTGATGCGGCTCGACAACGTTTACGAGCGATTCAGGAATTTACTCAGCTAGGTTCTGGGTATCAGCTAGCGATGCGCGACATGGAAATCAGAGGCGTGGGTAACTTGCTAGGTGCAGAACAATCCGGTCAAATGGATGCCATCGGTTTTGATTTATACATGGAAATGCTAGAAGAAGCAATTCGGGAAATCCGAGGACAAGAAATTCCGCAAGTGGAGGATACCCAGATTGACCTTAACCTGACGGCGTTTATTCCGGCAGATTACATCACCGATTTGGATCAAAAGATGAGTGCATACCGAGCGGTGGCTACAGCTAAATCTAAATCAGAATTAAAACAGATTGCAGCCGAGTGGAGCGATCGCTATGGTACTTTACCTGTCCCTGCAAATCAACTTTTGCGAGTCATGGAACTCAAACAGTTAGCAAAAAAACTCGGATTTAGCCGGATTAAACCAGAAAACAAGCAGCACGTCGTTTTAGAAACGCCGATGGAAGAACCCGCTTGGAACTTGTTGGTGGCGAATTTACCAGACAATCTGAAGACGCGCTTTGTGTATTCTCCGGGGAAAGTGACAGTACGCGGATTAGGAGTTTTTAAAGCAGATCAACAATTGCAGAATTTGATTGATGCTTTCGGGAGAATGCAAGGTGCGATTCCAGAGGTGGCTGTTGTTTGATCAGTTTTGCTCAAGTTTGTATCAATTAGGTGACTCCATCTATCAGTAGGGACAGTAAAGTTTATCTGTCAGTGTTCAGCATCAAATTACTGCTCTGATTCATCTACTAACTTGCTTGGTTCACCGGGGTAGAAGTCATAGTCCAGAATCTCTGGCAAGCTGTAGGGACACTCTACCGGAAAAGTACGCTTGGGCAAATCTGTTTCTCCAACAGCTAATTCGACACCTTTAAGGTAGGCTTTGCGAAGTGCTTCTTCAAGGTAGGTCTTTAGGCTAGGATTGTCTTCAAGCAGTTCAGCAATATCTAAGCGTTGAATACGAAGTGTTGCTAACCAGCTACGGCTACGGCGTTGGGATTGATACTGCCATTTTAGTAAATGTCCAATCAACACACTCAGACGGTTTCGCAGTTCTTGACGTTGCTGTTTACCCAAAGATTGAATCTCCTCAATTAGATTTTGCAGATCAATCTGACTCCACTGTTCATTGCGAAGTAAAGTTGCTTGTTCGTGTGTCCATGCGTAAAAATCAGTTTCGTATAGGCTTGGTGAAGGCATTGGTATCTTTGGGTTTGTTTCAGGTACACCCATTAGGTTAGTTCAACCTCAACGTTTTTGCTTTTATTGTAGAACTGTCTCAAATCCAGGTGATCAATTAAAACGACAAAGGTGTTTGCACAACTGGGGTTTAAGATTTCAGTTGGACCGATCGCGATTATCTGAGTATTATCTATAAGCGATCAAGGAACTACTGATGATTTGGGCGATATTTAATACAGAGGAGTGGATTGATCGGATTGCAAAGCTTCCTCTCTAAGAGGCTGTTTGAAAAGTCAGATAGGTTGTAAAAAAGCTCTCTCGGTATACGCTGTGAATAGATAATAGACAGCACCGAAAGAGCGACATGAGTAAAGCATACCCCAGCAATCTGACCCAAGACCAATATGAATTTATCAGTGACATGATTCCAGAAGCTAAAAGAGGTGGTCGCAAGCGTGAAGTCGAGATGTGGGAAATCCTGAACGCAATTTTCTATATCTTGGTGGAGGGAGTTCAATGGCGAGCATTGCCTGGGGACTTTCCCGCGTGGCAGACAGTGTACACCTATTTCCGCAACTGGCGGCAAGACGGGACATGGTTGCACATTCACGATAGTCTGCGAGAGTGGACGAGAATTGAAATTGAGCGTCATCCGAGTCCGTCAGAGGCAATCATCGATAGTCAAAGTGTCAAAAGTGCGGCGATGGTGAGTCAGCAAGTGGGCTTTGATGCAGGCAAGAAAATTTGCATGACGCAAGCGATTTATGACGGTCGATACCTTGGGATTAGTCTTGCGAGTACTGGTCACGGCTGCTAATGTGGGTGAACGTGAAGGGGGTAAACAAGTTCTCCAACGGGTCAAACACTCAAACGAGCAGGTATCTCGTTTGACAACCCTCTGGGTGGATGGAGGCTTTGACGGTGAGGCGTTCATGCATTGGGTAATGGATGTTTGCCGTTGGATTGTGCAGGTGGTTCTGCGACCGGAACAAACCAAGGGCTTTGTGTTGCTCAAAAAACGTTGGGTAGTTGAGCGTAAGTAGGTTGGCTAATGGGGTGTCGGCGATTGGTCAGAGACTATGAGTTACTACCCGAAACATCGGAAACGTTTATCTATCTTGCCATGATCCGTATTA
It includes:
- a CDS encoding DUF29 domain-containing protein, whose protein sequence is MPSPSLYETDFYAWTHEQATLLRNEQWSQIDLQNLIEEIQSLGKQQRQELRNRLSVLIGHLLKWQYQSQRRSRSWLATLRIQRLDIAELLEDNPSLKTYLEEALRKAYLKGVELAVGETDLPKRTFPVECPYSLPEILDYDFYPGEPSKLVDESEQ
- a CDS encoding hemolysin family protein, with product MSSITFEILIILVLIIANGVFSMSEMAIVSARKVRLQQLANQGDVKAKAALKLAESPNHFLSTVQVGISLIGILTGAFGGATIANRLAVYVKLVPLLAPYSEPLSFGIVVLLITYLSLIVGELVPKRLALNNPERIASIVAIPMQALSAIASPMVYLLSASTDLILRLLGITASTEPQVTEEEIKILIEQGTEAGTFEEAEQDMVERVFRLGDRPVSYLMTPRPDIVWLDLDDSAEENRHKMVDSAYSRYPVCQGGLDNVLGVIPVTDLLARSFRGEPLDLTVGLRQPIFVPESTRGLKVLELFKQTITHMALVVDEYGVIQGLVTLNDIMSEIVGDVPSTDGQDHPQAVQREDGSWLLDGMLPVEEFLELFGMEEWESEERGSYQTLGGFVITHLGRIPATADHFEWQSMRIEVMDMDGNRVDKVLVLPKGKSPDTEKSD
- the mfd gene encoding transcription-repair coupling factor; amino-acid sequence: MSFSSIVRALARSPLTTEFISKLNRQQELRLNGIPRLPKGLVASALAQSQGKDLFVVCATLEEAGRVYAQLEAMGWQTVHFYPTSEASPYEPFDPETEMSWGQMQVLADLLKNQESLVTCTERSRSISQLSLETNQGQRINDIDASAASRRVGQMTNLAIVATQGALQPHLPPPEAFGQFCLTLKRGMELDLNGFSEKITILGYERVPLVETEGQWSRRGDIVDVYPVSSEFPVRLEWFGDEIEQMREFDPATQRSALDKVDQLILTPTSFAPIVMAALKNNSELGVISYELNSDSELSTENSSLLEGSRRFLRLAFEQPASLLNYLSENTLIAIDEPEQCHAHSDRWVENAEEQWGIGNRELGIGNGEESTSSPLALPKIHRSFDECLADVAKFKTLYLSELSEENDGINLASRPVPVTPHQFAKLAETIRQERDRNFSIWLLSAQPSRSVSLLQEHDCPAQFIPNPRDYQAIDKLQINHTPIALKYSGLAELEGFILPTYRIVIVTDREFFGQHSLATPGYIRKRHKATSKQVDPNKLRPGDYVVHRNHGVGKFVKLESLTINNETRDYLVVQYADGLLRVAADQVGALSRFRAAGDKAPELNRMTGKAWENTKNKVRKAIKKLAVDLLKLYAARSQQQGFSFPGDMPWQEELEDSFPYQPTTDQLKAVQDVKRDMESDRPMDRLVCGDVGFGKTEVAIRAVFKAVTAGKQVALLAPTTILTQQHYHTLKERFAPYPVNVGLLNRFRSAEERRDIQKRLATGELDVVIGTHQLLGKGVTFRDLGLLVVDEEQRFGVNQKEKIKSLKTQVDVLTLSATPIPRTLYMSLSGIREMSLITTPPPTRRPIKTHLSPINSESIRTAIRQELDRGGQVFYVVPRVDGIEETTANLREVLPGARFAIAHGQMDESELESTMLTFSNGDADILVCTTIIESGLDIPRVNTILIEDAHRFGLAQLYQLRGRVGRAGIQAHAWLFYPKQRQLSDAARQRLRAIQEFTQLGSGYQLAMRDMEIRGVGNLLGAEQSGQMDAIGFDLYMEMLEEAIREIRGQEIPQVEDTQIDLNLTAFIPADYITDLDQKMSAYRAVATAKSKSELKQIAAEWSDRYGTLPVPANQLLRVMELKQLAKKLGFSRIKPENKQHVVLETPMEEPAWNLLVANLPDNLKTRFVYSPGKVTVRGLGVFKADQQLQNLIDAFGRMQGAIPEVAVV